The genomic DNA tGTATTTGATACTTTCAATTGATTTAGGATTTTAAAAACGTCTTCGTTTGGAAGTTATAAGCCTTTAACCAAAGGACGCAAATCTGTTCTAGTGGGTGAAGGAGACCAGAAGTGAGTGTTGGGTGATGGTCTGTTTTTAATATGCAATGGATTATCACCATGAAAACAACAGAGAGAACATCATCATTtcaggaaattattattattaacataatttaagGGAAAACgttattgttttcattgtttttcatcTCAGTTATCACATCTCTAGTCAATCGTTTCcacattttgatttatattttgaaattataaaatcgctattataaaatataaaataatcaagGAGTCGAATTTGGTCAAATTATGCACTTTTTGTGAGTAGGAAGTCACAAAGTGAAactattttactatttactattttaaattaaatttgcaacTAAATCACACAATGAgcaatattatcaatattattattattattattattattatattaaaatgatggCTGGATTTAAACTAAGGAAAAATCTAGGCTGGGTAACTTTTCAACATAATATTTTATCTGCTAACAAGTACATGCAcaaatacagttttataaaatgataaacctcACATTTCACTCTCACTTcactatttttttgtaaaattatcaaaataataaattaaatgaatttgatCTGCTTCATTAACAATTTTACAAAGACTGCCTTATTATCCAAAGTGTTGAGATTTTACTAATACAAATTAGATTGTTTTCAATTTACAGTTCAGATTTACAACAAGTATTTTATCGGATGtttgcattggtctgaacaaaaggGCAGACGGAAAACTGGATAAAACTTGATGGCTTTTGTGTAACTACATTACCCAGGAATCTTTGAAAAATTTCCACCAATCAGGGAAAAGAACAGCGTGTGTTGCAGGTgacaattaataaatacaaatgtatcgACTTAAAAATCACGAGCATGTGTTTAGAAACATATTTCAAGCTTGTTTTCTTATTGAAGTCGTTTGAGAGATTGATGGGAGCGGTGATTGCTGGAGATTTTGCAGACTCATggataatgtagtttttcaccagtAAATCCgctgttttataaaaatatatttatatatataaaaaaaaaaggaaatgtaggTCTAACTTTAAAGGCTTATAAATTATTGATAAAAATCAATTCCCACATGGAGGAAATTTATAGGAGTTTTTCTCGTATTGCAGACCTATCGTGTTCATATTTGATagcaacaaatataaataaatatataattctcaCCTGCTGTCACAAGAACATCACCTGACAAATAAAGAAACAACATGCAGAAACACTTAAAAGTCACAGAAGCTCAAACAAATGATTATATGATGATGGACATTAGAATTTAAGAATGATATACAAGCGtctgtttgtttaaatttaaaggtAAACGCTTTAAACGGTCAGTTCAGTTGATCAGAACGTGTCCGGAATGATCTGTGAATCCCGTCCTTTCTCCCAGGTCTCTGTGTGCTGTCTGTCAGTCTTTCCAGCTCAGATCTGGCACATCCGGAGCTTCACCGCTGGAGAAGTCACTCTGTGTGATGCTCTGAATCTGCTGAGACTCTGATTGAACATAAACTGCTAGCTGTGAAATTAGCCTTAGTACGGCTTGATTCGTTTCAAAAATCATCACACACAGTTTTTGTCCAATTTGATATACAGTAAAccctaaaatatataattgatttacattttttatccaatttttttttttttgattttattctaaataaactataaaattgattatttatttaccgCTTTTTGTTCAATTTAGGTACAGTAAACTATAGAATATATAATGGATTTACAgtttttgtctgatttgattctcaataaacataaaatgtataaaatatgtaattgatgtatagttttttttgccaaaaaaatcactataaaccataaaatatatcaaatatataattcatttatagttttttttttgtctgatttaatTTGCAATCAACTATGAAATATGTAATGGATTAACAGTTTTTATGCTATTTGtaataaaccataaaatattaaaatacatcatTAATTTACAGGTTTTTGTTTGATTTcattctaaataaattataaaatatatgattaatttaccgttttttgtttaatttaatgtacaaaaaactataaaatatataaatgattttttttaaatgtcagatttaattctcaatgaactatataaagatataaatgatttacattacattttttccaATTTGTTGCACAATAAACCATAaagtatatcaaatatataattcatttatagttttttttttttttttttgtctggttttATTCACAATCAACTATAATGGATTTACAGTTTTTGTCCAATTTGATTCTCAATaaacacaaaatgtataaaatatgtaattgatGTATAGTTTATTGTCCAGTTTTCTTGCACTATAAaccataaaatatatcaaataataattctgtggtttgtgtgtgtgtgtgtgtgtgtgtgtgtgtgtctgatttcATTTGCAATCAACTATAAACTATATAATGGATTTACAGGtttctgtttgattttattctaaataaactataaaatatatgattaatatctttttttttatcaatttcatgtacaataaatgataaaatatataatttctgcGAAACTTAACATATTGCTGCCAACACAATTGTTTTAACCCGATGAGAGAAAACAAACTCCGACTTTAAAATCCATTGTTTGCCATTTGTGTACAGAAGTACAGCAGACCTTTACAATAAAAGCTGAATTACAACCTCCAGACTAAATCTATTCGTTTTTAGGATTTAACTGTGCATAGGAAAACTAGAAGTATATCAAATGCATTAATGTGTCCTTTACACTGTTGCTGATTTAAATATGGGAACGTAatctattaaaataaagctgataaAATTAAGACTAACTGTTTGGATGTTTGTGCTTTGGAAATATAGAAATCgaacatttaaacacaatttgATTTATAATAAAGACACCATCAGTTGAAGCGAGTCTTCTTAGTTATGTTTTCTGTAAAAGCCTTTTgctgtaaaattaattattttcacaaaagCAACTATGGATGATTTTCCATGACCGCACACATATCATAACAGACACATCTTCACTCTCTCTCTAGAGCTGCAGCCCAAATTATGCACTTATACATTATGATCTTATATACACTACTTATTCACTTATACACTGCacttatacacaattacaaacaaTGAAGTCAAAATTGTTAGATATACAGTAATGTcgtaattatgaaaaaaaaaaagaataaaactggAAATTATCTCCTAGACAAGaactttaatatattaaaaataataattattataaaaataattaataattcttaataaaataatgaacaattaattatattataaattattatacagaTGGAATAAAAgttattcataattaataattattatatcaatataaattaaataaatgcatataaataatgatatataatattaattaatgatatcatgaactaacatttaattatatttgtatgcaAGGTGTAAGAGAAATATGAATTAAATCATAGCTTATATTAATAACAGTATAGAAATTTAGATAGTATAGAACCATGTGAATGATTCTGGATCATCATTCGTTGTATTTTAATGCAGGACTGAGTGTCTCCTGGCATTGATTGTGAGTTTACAGTGTAATAAATCTACTTTTGTTCTGAGTATTTGGGTTCAGCTTTCATTTGTGATGTAATATTGACTGAACACGTGATGATGAGGTAAGCAGAACCTTTAGTTTAAGCAATTCACtttcataaaaaattatatatatatatatatatatatatatatatatatatatatatatatatatatatatatatattataaatgctaAATAAGCCAGTATTTCAACTTTCCCTTtacaatgcattaataaaaacaattgagCATAAAAACAAATAGTGCCATATCCGGCAAAGCAATGGAGTGACAATTGCAAATAattaatactgatttatttagtcaagttaataaaataaaaactacatttaatttagcaatttattttttgttttgaatttttacacacacatatatatatatatatatatatatatatatatatatatatatatatatatatatatatatatatttttttttttttttaaataaaaataaatgtataattaatggaTAATATTCTATAGTATTAATTATCTCGTTATTTATaattaagaataataatgaatgaataattcattttGTTTGTAATAATACATCTTATCTTTCATGCTGTAAATCCACGTTTCATAtgtgtttcagtgattttaacatGTGATTTTAACGTGATTGCACGTGTGAAGTTCATGTGGAGTTTCTGTAAGAGTGTTTGAATAAGAGTTGGTTTCTAAACACCACAGATCCTCACGAGCAGGATCCAACACAACtttacagaaacagaaaaaaaacggAGGAAAAGAAACAGACACGGCAGAAAAGTCAAAATAGGCGGagctttggtaaaaaaaaataaaaaagcgctCCTGTCGTCACGTGTCACCTGTTACTTTTCTCCGCGTTGTTAAGAGCGGACCAATCAGAGTCGTCTGCGATTACTGTCTCATGCTTTTactttataaaactttattacGCGGATTCACATTAGCATTCAAATGCTTGCAATCATGTAACTGtctatattttattacttatattgctagtatatatttatatttgttactTTATATGGTAATTACAGAGTCGGTTGTCGGAGCCACAGCGCGTCCTCCAGTGACGagcatcctcatcatcatcaccgtGGCCACGTCACGCTGCTCTCGCCATCTTCAGCCGTGTTTACTGCGCGCTGGTCAGCTCAGATCAGCACTGGGACCTTCATCAGAGCCAAAGAAACATGAACATATTCAGACTGACCGGGGATCTGTCCCACTTAGCAGCCATcatcatcctcctgctgaagatATGGAAAACCAGGTCGTGTGCAGGTGAGCACAAGCGATTTGACCTGGACACGCGCAGTGTGCACTGTTTAGGGCTGTTTCTGAGTGTGTGAACTTCACATTTGGTGAaaatgtgttgtttgtgtgtgtgtaagctcatGCACTAGGCCTCATTAATTAGAGGTGTTGGTGTTTCTGCGTCTCCTGTCTGAATGCACGCGTGTTAAGTGAGTTGCATTGCTCCAGTGAACTCCAGTCAGATTCACGACACATGCATCAgaagaaatatgtttaaaatgtttcactGTGGAGTTTAGCTCCATGTGGCCCATCAGGCTGTAGATAAGTTAAGTTGACTCTCTCGGTCTGATTGCATGCTCTGACGTGGCAGCAGGATCTCATTagaatattatttgtttaacattgacgaatttttgtaatgttgttttgtGAGCTTATTGTACACGGACTGTTTACTCGTGCATGCTGTACTGGGGCATTAGTGATGTGTATAAAGCAAAAGGAGACAGAATAGTGTTGAAGTgcatgttgttgttgctgtttttcagGAATCTCTGGGAAGAGTCAGATCCTCTTTGCCTTGGTGTTCACCAGCCGCTATCTGGACCTTCTCACGTCCTTCATCTCCTTGTACAACAGCACCATGAAGGTGAAGCTGAGCTGATTCAAGTGTtcaacacatgcacacacctgTGCCTTTTCACAAACCCACCAGACCTGTTATATTAAATCTGGTGAGGCAATGTATTCCAGACTGAATGGTGTTCTATAACAGACAACTCATCAGATAAAGCAGTCAAAACACAGTCAGAGCTAGTTTACTCTAGAATATAGATGTTCATGAACTCCAGCGGCCTGAAAacacttttatttctgtttttctttaaagaaaatcaAAGAGGAAAGAAGtgtaatttgattttaattaaaataatgttctatattttatttctataacatATATTCTGTAATGCTTTGTATTATTAGATGGGTTGTCATAATATTAATCTCTAAACTATGCactattgtatttttatagaaaataattaaaataatattatgatcaatgcataatattttctattaacaatgcattataatattataatacaatgcATGGCACATATCATATATtggatttgtaaaaaaataaatatgaatatatacccTCTACTAATATTGGCACCCATGGTAAATATGTACAAAAGCGGCTTGTGAAAATAAATCCGCATCATTTATCTTTtagatttttcattaataaaatccaTAAAATTTGAACCTATCATTGAAGTAAAAGTGTTGAAAGTGGGGGAAACTCACATTacgaaataaatgtttttctccagtGCATGTTGGCCataattattggcacccctagaaattctgatgagtaaaatatctctgaagtatcttctcattcatatttatataattgtttttggcACACCCGGGTGAATAAAAGCATGAAACtgtccagccatgacttcctgttcGAAGGGATTgtaaatatgaggaacacaaaggccaaatGTCATGaatcatccatcacaaggagTAAAACCAAAGGATAGAGTTCttctgatgtgcagaacaagattgTTAAGATTCACAAAATAGAGACTGGCTGTAAGACCAGAGCTAAAGAATTGAAAATCCCCAATTCCCCCATCAGACCAATACTTAAGAAGTTCCAATCAACTGAAGATATTACAAATCTGTCTGGAAGTGGACGTGTGTGTATTGTAGTGATTTTTGAGTGTGTTCATAGATAGGTCACCAACTTCTGTATCATTCAGTTGAAGTATAATAGAATCTAAACCTCTGTGGAGTTGGTTAAAGAGACTTTCTTGTGGCATGTTTCCATGCAGGTCATCTATATCGCATGTGCCTATGCCACCGTTTACCTGATATACGTCAAGTTCAAGGCCACGTATGATGGCAACCACGACACGTTCAGGGTGGAGTTCCTGGTCGTTCCAGTCGGCGGTCTGGCCTTCCTCATCAACCATGACTTCTCTGTTTTGGAGGTTAGAGAGCAAACCCATACTTGCATTCATTAAAGCAATAAACCCcaagaagccatggtttacagtgaatttataataaattccctgtaaaccacggcttcgctgggttattgcttttataaaacagttattccatATATATGTAGtaatgtttcacaaaataaaacagagcaaatcaattgtaatgatgttaataaaaacagtattcttccaccaaacaatgtagctcctcagaatCAGTTGTGATTgtaacaaagtggttgccgagcaacacacagaagtaaacaaaggtgaaGGTTACATTGCAGAGTCATTCACAACGGCATCAAACACAactcgaccaatcagaatcaaggagcggaACTCTCTGGCTCACTCTGTTCATGTTCTCGTCATCTCTTGGTTCTAGATCATGTGGACGTTCTCCATCTATCTGGAGTCGGTGTCCATCCTCCCACAGCTGTTCATGATCAGTAAGACGGGAGAAGCCGAGACCATCACCACGCACTACCTGTTCTTCCTCGGCCTCTATCGAGCGCTGTATCTCATCAACTGGATCTGGCGCTTCTACTTCGAAGGCTTCTTCGACATGATCGCCATCGTGGCCGGCGTCGTTCAGACAATCCTGTACTGTGATTTCTTTTACCTCTACGTGACAAAAGGTGAGTGTTTTGGTTTGGGGTTCAGTCGATCCTGAAAACATACTAACTCCAGGTACTCAGGTACTCGATTAATCTGGTACTCGAGTTAAC from Carassius auratus strain Wakin linkage group LG37M, ASM336829v1, whole genome shotgun sequence includes the following:
- the LOC113068181 gene encoding ER lumen protein-retaining receptor 2, translating into MNIFRLTGDLSHLAAIIILLLKIWKTRSCAGISGKSQILFALVFTSRYLDLLTSFISLYNSTMKVIYIACAYATVYLIYVKFKATYDGNHDTFRVEFLVVPVGGLAFLINHDFSVLEIMWTFSIYLESVSILPQLFMISKTGEAETITTHYLFFLGLYRALYLINWIWRFYFEGFFDMIAIVAGVVQTILYCDFFYLYVTKVLKGKKLSLPA